Proteins found in one Verrucomicrobiota bacterium genomic segment:
- a CDS encoding phenylacetate--CoA ligase, with protein sequence MAEFFFPTRSAIASAQIRQLRELLAQVLGSNRFYQKKFAAAGVTSEVTSLEEFSRRVPFTTKQEIVADQKTAPPYGTNLTFPLVSYTRCHQTSGTSSTPLRWLDTPENWRWMLQNWKEVYRAAGVTRADRILFAFSFGPFIGFWLAFESAAELGCLCLPGGGLSSGARLRLILDQGVTVVCCTPTYAIHLAEVAAEEKIELDKSELRMLIVAGEPGGSIPATRSRIEQLWGGARVFDHHGMTEVGPVTYECPSRPGVLHVMECAYFAEIIDPATGTAAPPGAQGELVLTTLGRIGSPLVRYRTGDLVKPGGVRITDYALRLTPPESPCPCGRSELALEGGILGRTDDMVTVRGVNVFPGAVEEIIRGFREVAEYQVEISDRRALAELRVRVEPVAEASAATDLTARVERALLNALALRVPVTLVQPGTLPRYELKAKRWLKK encoded by the coding sequence ATGGCCGAATTCTTTTTCCCGACCCGATCCGCCATTGCCTCGGCTCAAATCCGGCAGCTTCGGGAACTGCTCGCACAAGTCCTGGGGAGCAATCGCTTTTATCAGAAGAAGTTTGCCGCAGCGGGCGTAACCTCCGAGGTCACTTCCTTGGAGGAATTCAGCCGGCGCGTTCCGTTCACCACGAAACAGGAAATCGTCGCGGACCAGAAAACTGCTCCGCCGTATGGAACGAATCTGACTTTTCCCCTGGTGTCGTACACGCGTTGCCATCAGACGAGCGGCACGTCTAGCACGCCGTTGCGCTGGCTGGACACGCCGGAAAATTGGCGCTGGATGCTGCAGAATTGGAAGGAAGTCTATCGCGCCGCCGGTGTCACGCGAGCGGATCGAATCCTCTTTGCCTTCTCGTTCGGACCGTTCATCGGCTTCTGGCTGGCCTTCGAATCGGCGGCTGAACTGGGGTGTCTCTGTCTTCCGGGCGGCGGTTTGAGCAGCGGCGCGCGGCTCCGCCTCATCTTGGACCAGGGAGTAACTGTGGTGTGCTGTACGCCGACCTACGCCATTCACCTGGCAGAGGTCGCGGCCGAGGAGAAAATCGAATTGGACAAGAGCGAGCTGAGAATGCTCATTGTCGCGGGCGAACCCGGCGGCAGCATCCCGGCGACCCGGTCGCGAATCGAGCAACTCTGGGGCGGCGCCCGCGTGTTCGATCACCACGGGATGACGGAGGTCGGTCCGGTCACTTACGAGTGCCCTTCGCGCCCCGGCGTGTTGCACGTAATGGAATGCGCGTACTTCGCCGAAATCATCGATCCAGCGACCGGAACAGCCGCTCCGCCCGGCGCGCAAGGCGAGTTGGTCTTGACCACGCTGGGCCGCATCGGCTCGCCCCTGGTTCGCTACCGCACGGGCGATTTAGTAAAGCCTGGCGGAGTGCGGATTACGGATTACGCCTTACGCCTTACGCCTCCCGAATCCCCCTGCCCCTGCGGCCGCTCCGAATTGGCGCTTGAAGGTGGAATTCTCGGACGCACCGACGACATGGTCACGGTCCGCGGCGTCAACGTCTTCCCCGGCGCCGTGGAGGAAATCATCCGTGGCTTCCGCGAGGTGGCCGAGTATCAAGTGGAAATTTCCGACCGGCGGGCTTTGGCGGAATTGAGGGTGCGAGTCGAGCCCGTTGCCGAGGCAAGCGCGGCGACCGATTTGACTGCCCGAGTGGAAAGGGCACTCTTGAACGCGCTGGCCTTGCGAGTGCCCGTCACGCTGGTCCAGCCGGGCACCTTGCCGCGCTACGAACTGAAAGCCAAACGCTGGCTGAAGAAATAG
- a CDS encoding small basic protein, whose amino-acid sequence MSQHRSLRGASALGAKRNVLKRFERVELMKKRGQWKEGSRVTGLPKTKPEV is encoded by the coding sequence ATGTCACAACACCGGAGTCTCCGAGGCGCCAGCGCGCTGGGCGCCAAACGCAATGTTTTGAAGCGTTTCGAGCGCGTTGAGTTGATGAAAAAGCGCGGGCAATGGAAGGAAGGCAGCCGCGTCACCGGCCTTCCCAAGACCAAGCCCGAAGTCTAG
- a CDS encoding FHA domain-containing protein, whose protein sequence is MADKANSLPTALKFSQGEQGQQSSADLRRRDAIVIGRGLDCDVVINDAKASRRHCRLTRGDNAFVLEDLGSKNGTYMDGERISAPVTLKPNQTFKIGDTVFYLAL, encoded by the coding sequence ATGGCCGATAAGGCCAACAGTTTGCCGACCGCTTTGAAATTCTCCCAGGGCGAACAGGGCCAGCAATCCTCCGCCGATCTGCGGCGCCGTGACGCCATCGTGATCGGTCGCGGCCTGGATTGCGATGTGGTCATCAACGACGCCAAAGCTTCGCGCCGCCATTGCCGGCTGACGCGCGGCGACAACGCATTTGTCCTGGAGGATCTCGGTTCGAAGAACGGGACTTACATGGACGGCGAACGGATCAGCGCACCCGTGACTCTGAAACCCAATCAGACCTTCAAGATCGGCGACACGGTGTTCTACCTGGCGCTCTGA
- a CDS encoding rRNA pseudouridine synthase codes for MLVRLQKFMADAGVASRRASEQLIVAGRVTVNGRIVQELGSRVDALHDQVTVDGTAIKPRRKLYVALNKPRGCICSRQDPLARRSVSDFLPKEWRNLHTVGRLDFDSEGLIFLTNDGEFSLRITHPRYGIRKKYLATVTGRVSPEQVARLSRGVWHEGETLKPDKVRLLRANNSHSLVELELSEGKNREVRRLFETLGLTVERLSRVQIGPIKLGELPSGKWRVLTPVEIASLLKSQGPQQGRLH; via the coding sequence ATGCTCGTGCGTCTGCAAAAATTCATGGCGGACGCCGGTGTGGCTTCGCGTCGCGCCAGCGAACAACTCATCGTGGCCGGCCGGGTCACGGTGAACGGGAGAATCGTGCAGGAACTCGGTTCGCGCGTCGATGCGCTGCACGATCAGGTCACGGTGGATGGGACGGCCATCAAACCGAGGCGCAAACTTTATGTGGCGTTGAACAAACCTCGCGGCTGCATTTGCTCGCGCCAAGATCCGCTGGCCCGCCGCAGTGTGAGCGACTTTTTGCCGAAAGAATGGAGGAACCTCCACACCGTGGGCCGGCTGGACTTCGACAGCGAAGGCCTGATTTTCCTGACCAACGACGGCGAATTCTCGCTTCGGATCACCCATCCGCGCTATGGCATCCGGAAAAAATATCTGGCGACGGTGACCGGTCGCGTGTCCCCGGAACAGGTCGCTCGCTTGAGCCGCGGCGTCTGGCACGAAGGGGAGACGTTGAAGCCGGACAAAGTGCGGTTGCTCCGGGCGAATAACTCGCACAGCCTGGTGGAACTGGAGCTGAGCGAAGGAAAGAATCGCGAGGTGCGGCGCCTCTTCGAGACCTTGGGACTGACCGTGGAACGCCTCAGCCGTGTTCAGATCGGCCCCATCAAGCTGGGAGAATTGCCCAGCGGCAAATGGCGCGTCCTGACGCCGGTGGAGATCGCGTCCCTGCTCAAATCGCAGGGACCGCAGCAGGGAAGACTGCATTGA
- a CDS encoding bifunctional 5,10-methylene-tetrahydrofolate dehydrogenase/5,10-methylene-tetrahydrofolate cyclohydrolase → MTTEATLIDGRAIAEQIHAETVQRIAALKARGVNPGLAFVRVGEDPASKVYVGMKEKVSARLGLHSLTRVLPEQTSQADLLKLIEELNRDPLIHGILVQSPVPSHIDSTAVYSAVLPGKDVDGFHPVNVGKLMLGDRSGFVPCTPAGVHELLIRSQVKIEGAEVVVLGRGNIVGKPMAALLVQKARHADATVTVCHSRSAHINEHCQRADILIAAMGVAEFVRADMVKPGATVIDVGVNRLSDPSAKGGSKLVGDVDFANVRRVAGKITPNPGGVGPMTIAMLMANTVRATELAVGGRR, encoded by the coding sequence GTGACGACCGAGGCCACGCTCATCGACGGCCGGGCCATTGCGGAACAGATCCACGCCGAAACCGTCCAGCGCATCGCTGCCTTGAAAGCACGCGGCGTGAATCCAGGGTTGGCGTTTGTGCGTGTAGGGGAAGATCCCGCGTCCAAGGTGTATGTCGGCATGAAGGAGAAAGTGTCCGCGCGGCTGGGACTTCACTCCCTCACGCGCGTCCTTCCGGAGCAGACTTCCCAGGCGGATTTGCTGAAATTAATCGAAGAGCTGAACCGCGACCCGCTCATCCACGGCATCCTGGTTCAATCTCCGGTTCCGTCCCACATCGATTCGACGGCGGTTTATTCGGCGGTCCTGCCCGGCAAGGACGTGGACGGTTTTCATCCGGTCAACGTGGGGAAACTCATGCTCGGCGACCGCAGCGGCTTTGTTCCCTGCACGCCGGCGGGCGTTCACGAGTTACTGATCCGAAGCCAGGTTAAGATCGAGGGCGCCGAAGTCGTCGTGCTGGGACGCGGGAATATCGTGGGCAAACCGATGGCGGCGCTCCTGGTGCAGAAGGCCCGGCACGCGGACGCCACCGTCACGGTCTGCCATTCGCGAAGCGCGCACATCAACGAGCACTGCCAGCGCGCGGACATTCTCATCGCGGCGATGGGCGTGGCGGAGTTCGTCAGAGCGGACATGGTCAAACCGGGCGCAACGGTCATTGACGTCGGCGTCAACCGCCTCAGCGATCCTTCTGCCAAGGGCGGATCGAAACTGGTGGGCGACGTAGATTTCGCAAACGTCAGACGAGTCGCGGGCAAGATCACGCCCAATCCCGGCGGCGTCGGGCCAATGACCATTGCGATGCTGATGGCAAACACCGTCCGCGCGACGGAGCTGGCGGTGGGAGGTCGCCGTTAG